The following are from one region of the Strix uralensis isolate ZFMK-TIS-50842 chromosome 4, bStrUra1, whole genome shotgun sequence genome:
- the FBXO41 gene encoding F-box only protein 41, whose product MASLDLPYRCPRCGEHKRFRSLSSLRAHLEYNHTYETLYVLSKTNSICDAAVFPLAADGALLTPAARRDYFESTSFQGKDQRFSCDLVPAEELEPAPSSSPSPRYVHEIEIPLTEIFTRGKAVAPAPAPPAAMDAAYEEGLARLKIRAFEKLEVDKRLEKLTEEVEQKIASQVGRLQVELDRKSSELEKAKQESLRLSREKQELEDRASELSRQVDVSVEMLASLKQDLVQKEQELTRKQQEVLQIDQFLKETAAREANAKVRLQHFIEELLDRADRAEKQLQIISSSCGTTPNGSLGRCGTPGAKAAGRPVPPRAQRDRHPGPVLAVHGPYGVSNQRSSSSTGASSRAKAVSQSSGCYDSDSAEPCPTDDTADGHPYPARDGARGSGLRRQAIQNWHRRPYRNSTEGEEGDVSDVGSRTTESEAEGWEPEAPGSAVSRPAGSCRLTARTEGAGGKAGRLERGSPGHSSEVISPEILKMRAALFCIFTYLDTKTLLRAAEVCKDWKFVARHPAVWTRVLLENARVSSKFLAMLSQWCTQMHSLTLQNLKPRQRGKKESKEDYMKSTRGCLEAGLESLLKATGSNLLILRISHCPNVLTDRSLWLASCYCRALQAVTYRSSTDPVGHEVIWALGAGCRDIISLQVAPLHPCQQPTRFSNRCLQMIGRCWPHLRALGIGGAGCGVQGLASLARNCMRLQVLELDHVAEINQEVAAEVCREGLKGLEMLVLTSTPVTPKALLHFNSVCRNLKSIVVQVGIVDYFKEPHSPEAKKMFEEMVNKLQALRKRPGFSKILHIKVEGGC is encoded by the exons ATGGCCTCGCTGGACCTGCCTTACCGGTGTCCGCGGTGCGGGGAGCACAAGCGCTTCCGCAGCCTCTCCTCGCTGCGGGCGCACCTGGAGTACAACCACACCTATGAGACCCTCTACGTCCTCTCCAAGACCAACAGCATCTGCGATGCCGCCGTCTTCCCCCTGGCCGCCGACGGGGCCCTGCTGACACCAGCTGCCCGGCGGGACTACTTTGAAAGCACCTCCTTCCAAGGCAAGGACCAACGCTTCTCCTGTGACCTTGTCCCCGCCGAGGAGCTGGAGCCGGCCCCgtcctcctccccctcaccccgCTATGTCCACGAGATCGAGATCCCGCTGACGGAGATCTTCACGCGGGGCAAAGCCGTGGCACCGGCCCCCGCGCCGCCAGCCGCTATGGACGCTGCCTATGAAGAAGGCTTGGCCCGCCTGAAGATCCGCGCCTTTGAGAAGCTGGAGGTGGACAAGCGGCTGGAGAAGCTGACGGAGGAGGTGGAGCAGAAGATTGCCTCACAGGTGGGCCGACTGCAAGTGGAGCTGGACCGCAAGAGCTCGGAGCTGGAGAAGGCCAAGCAGGAGAGCCTGCGGCTCAGCCGGGagaagcaggagctggaggacCGGGCATCTGAACTGTCCCGCCAGGTGGATGTCAGCGTGGAAATGTTGGCGTCCCTCAAGCAGGACCTGGTGCAGAAGGAGCAGGAGCTCACCCGCAAGCAACA GGAGGTGCTGCAGATCGACCAGTTCCTGAAGGAGACGGCCGCCCGCGAGGCCAACGCCAAGGTCCGTCTCCAGCACTTCATCGAGGAGCTGCTGGACCGGGCGGACCGGGCCGAGAAGCAGCTTCAGATCATCAGCAGCAGCTGCGGCACAACCCCGAACGGCAGCCTGGGACGCTGCGGCACGCCGGGGGCCAAGGCCGCCGGTCGACCGGTACCTCCACGGGCACAG AGAGACCGGCACCCGGGGCCGGTGTTGGCTGTGCACGGTCCTTATGGTGTGTCCAACCAgcgctcctcctccagcaccgg ggccTCAAGCCGGGCAAAAGCCGTGTCACAGAGCTCGGGCTGCTACGACAGCGACAGCGCCGAGCCCTGCCCCACCGACGACACAGCCGATGGGCATCCCTACCCGGCGCGGGACGGCGCCCGGGGCTCGGGGTTACGTCGGCAAGCCATCCAAAACTGGCACCGCCGGCCCTACCGCAACAGCACCGAGGGTGAGGAGGGCGATGTCTCCGACGTGGGCTCCCGCACCACCGAGTCAGAGGCCGAGGGCTGGGAGCCGGAGGCACCCGGATCCGCCGTGTCCCGACCCGCTGGCAGCTGCCGGCTGACGG CCAGGACCGAGGGGGCTGGGGGCAAGGCGGGCCGGCTGGAGAGGGGCAGCCCGGGCCACTCCAGCGAGGTGATCAGCCCCGAGATCCTCAAGATGCGGGCGGCTCTTTTCTGCATCTTCACCTACCTGGACACCAAGACCCTGCTGCGGGCGGCCGAGGTGTGCAAGGACTGGAAGTTCGTGGCCCGACACCCGGCTGTGTGGACACGGGTGCTGCTGGAGAACGCCCGGGTGTCCTCCAAG TTCCTGGCCATGCTGTCTCAGTGGTGCACCCAGATGCACTCCCTCACCCTCCAAAACCTCAAGCCACGCCAGCGAGGGAagaaggagagcaaggaggaCTACATGAAGAGCACACG GGGCTGCCTGGAAGCCGGGCTGGAGTCCCTGCTGAAGGCGACGGGCAGCAACCTGCTCATCCTGCGCATCTCGCATTGCCCCAATGTGCTGACGGACCGCTcgctctggctggccagctgctACTGCCGGGCCCTGCAGGCCGTCACGTACCG GAGCTCTACGGACCCTGTGGGTCATGAAGTCATCTGGGCCCTTGGAGCAGGTTGCAGGGACATCATCTCCCTCCAGGTTGCACCTCTGCATCCGTG CCAGCAGCCGACACGTTTCAGCAACCGCTGCCTTCAGATGATCGGCCGGTGCTGGCCGCACCTGCGGGCGCTGGGCATTGGAGGGGCAGGCTGCGGCGTCCAGGGACTGGCATCCTTAG CCCGAAACTGCATGCGGCTTCAGGTCCTGGAGCTGGATCACGTGGCGGAGATAAACCAGGAGGTTGCGGCGGAGGTGTGTCGGGAAGGGCTGAAGGGGTTGGAGATGCTAGTGCTGACCTCCACGCCGGTCACCCCCAAAGCCCTGCTTCACTTCAACA GTGTGTGCCGGAACCTGAAGTCCATCGTTGTGCAGGTGGGCATTGTGGACTACTTCAAGGAGCCCCACAGCCCTGAAGCCAAGAAGATGTTTGAAGAAATGGTGAACAAACTCCAG GCCCTGAGGAAGAGACCCGGCTTCTCCAAGATTTTACACATCAAAGTGGAAGGAGGCTGTTAG